Proteins encoded within one genomic window of Haematobia irritans isolate KBUSLIRL chromosome 5, ASM5000362v1, whole genome shotgun sequence:
- the LOC142240153 gene encoding uncharacterized protein LOC142240153, which yields MSRSNLKRLIKLEKEKIKKEITFRATEDRNEPKCRESRCEDGKYVVRECIKNDITLTEKQVDVSEIGDANVEVEECTESSNDVTIAQKLLIWYEEHHPTRKCVEGLMKILVDEKLNVPKSLSGLLKRQPERTYFRTVSPGKYYHLGLQKQIEKIPVCLIETINKIEIDIGIDGLPLFKSSQMNAWPILGKIVNLNQTGVFLIGCYIGNKKPHNVDCFLHDFIYEAKHLKENGIFMNGRLIYVEIRAFICDSPARAFICDIVGHNSLNGCIKCYQKGIRIEHVTVYSSYISQLRTDDDFKQRTQKGFHKQNSMNGPTGLEELGIGMISQFPLEPMHLIDLGVTKKMVSYLLDNQSMAKLTTEQANTISRRLVELAPYIPKEFQRKPRGLEEFSRWKATEFRQFILYYGILVLKDVANDDFYYEFLILHIAYRLLSTPKHYGSNIATAEELLNLFVNNFSSIFGKTSTVFNVHSLLHLPQCARTFGVMPNFSAYCFENFLQELKKRVRNGSKILEQIRNSYSNRKITINSQRKKFIKSRNSDILAIETENFYLSKNRPNNFCCIHPYIPIKITGFSEGSIRGVRVQNLKQFYESPVDSSSIGIHIGSIVDETEETFSIEQVYCKLVAFPYGDLSLLVPILHTCL from the coding sequence ATGAGCAGAAGCAACTTAAAAAGGCTTattaaattggaaaaagaaaaaattaaaaaagaaataactttTCGTGCTACTGAAGATCGAAATGAACCCAAATGCCGGGAGAGTAGGTGTGAAGATGGGAAATACGTTGTACgggaatgtattaaaaatgatATAACATTGACTGAAAAACAAGTGGACGTATCAGAAATAGGAGACGCAAATGTTGAAGTGGAAGAATGTACTGAATCTTCTAATGATGTGACGATAGCTCAGAAGTTATTGATCTGGTACGAAGAGCACCACCCCACAAGAAAGTGTGTGGAgggtttgatgaaaattcttgtAGATGAAAAACTGAATGTACCAAAAAGTTTGAGCGGTCTCTTAAAACGGCAACCTGAAAGAACGTATTTTCGTACTGTGAGCCCTGGAAAATATTACCACTTGGGCCTtcaaaaacaaatagaaaaaataccAGTTTGCCTCATAGAAactattaataaaatagaaatcgATATTGGAATCGACGGTTTACCACTTTTTAAGAGTTCTCAAATGAACGCTTGGCCTATACTAGGCAAAATTGTGAATTTGAATCAAACAGGAGTGTTTTTAATTGGTTGCTATATAGGAAATAAAAAGCCGCATAACGTAGACTGTTTCCTGCACGATTTTATATATGAAGCAAAGCATTTAAAGGAAAATGGGATTTTTATGAATGGTCGTTTAATTTATGTAGAGATAAGAGCATTTATATGTGACTCACCTGCCCGTGCTTTCATATGTGATATCGTAGGACATAATTCATTAAATGGTTGCATCAAATGCTATCAAAAAGGCATTAGAATTGAACATGTTACAGTATATTCGTCGTATATATCTCAACTGCGGACTGATGATGATTTTAAACAACGTACTCAGAAAGGGTTTCATAAACAAAATAGTATGAATGGCCCAACAGGATTGGAAGAGCTTGGAATCGGAATGATTTCTCAATTTCCTCTTGAGCCAATGCACCTGATTGATCTAGGCGTTACAAAGAAGATGGTTAGTTATCTCCTTGACAACCAATCGATGGCAAAACTCACAACTGAACAAGCAAACACCATATCACGAAGGCTCGTAGAATTAGCGCCCTATATTCCTAAAGAATTCCAAAGAAAGCCCCGAGGATTGGAAGAGTTTTCGAGATGGAAAGCGACAGAATTTCGCCAATTCATCCTATACTATGGAATTTTAGTGTTGAAAGATGTCGCAAACGACGATTTTTACTACgagtttttaattcttcatatcGCATATCGTCTCCTCTCTACTCCAAAACATTATGGGTCCAATATTGCTACAGCAGaagaattattaaatttatttgtcaacaatttcagcagtatttttggaaaaacaagTACTGTATTTAATGTTCACAGTCTGTTGCACTTGCCCCAATGCGCTAGAACCTTCGGAGTAATGCCGAATTTTTCAGCGTAttgctttgaaaattttttgcaagaaTTAAAGAAAAGAGTTCGAAATGGAAGCAAAATCCTAGAACAAATAAGAAACTCTTACAGCAatagaaaaataacaataaatagcCAACGAAAGAAGTTCATAAAATCTCGAAATAGCGATATACTAGCCAttgaaacagaaaatttttacctcAGCAAAAACCGGCCGAATAATTTTTGCTGTATTCATCCGTATATACCTATAAAAATCACAGGATTTTCAGAAGGAAGTATCAGAGGAGTTAGAGTTCAAAACTTAAAACAATTCTACGAAAGTCCTGTTGACTCATCAAGTATTGGAATTCATATTGGCAGTATAGTCGACGAAACGGAAGAAACTTTCAGTATAGAGCAAGTATACTGCAAGTTAGTGGCGTTCCCGTACGGCGATCTCTCCTTATTAGTACCCATTCTTCACACTTGCTTATAA